AGCTTGGTCTAACTCCTCCAACATACAAAAGCACCCTAGCCAGCAGAATATTCTAAGAAATCAGAATTTGCAGTGCAGCAATGTAAAGACAGACTTTCTTTGGAATTTTCAGATTTTAACCAAGCCAAGTCTGTTGAGTTGACCCTTTCATGATCACATAATTAATATAAATAATAGACATAGCTGGTAAAAGGTATTTGGGAAGCATCTATATTCTCAAATATTCTGTAAATCCAAGCACTattaaaaatattcttaaaaacaaaactggtTTGAAAAAATAAGTTATATATACTAGTACATATTCAATCTGAAATTCAGTCTTCAAGTTGATGTCTTTATAATCAAAAAGGATTACATGAAAGACAGCATTTCATTTTCTTGGCCTAGACTCTAACATTTGCCTCCATGTTCACAAGGAGTAAAATGGTTCTGATCAAAACTAGCTGTTTGCAGCATATCtactcagactgagcctctggctGATCTGCTCAAGCCAAAGACAAGATTCCTAAATAGCCTTGCTACCtggcagagagcattgtaattGTGATAatgctggattgaacttgatacttgaCAGTTGACTTTCCTATAGATATAACCTGAATTTATACTTGGTGCCAGAATCTTgtagttgttccatgacagaaacttCTTCCCTGAAGTTTTGAATGTTGATAggggtcttctccctcttatacattatttgtacttttgtcTCCATACTAATACAATCTTATCCTAccttaaaacacaaacaaaaaactagcTCTTACCTCTGATTGCCACAAAATGGAGATACACAAAATACTCGTTAACTGATAAGTagataaatgaaatggaatatgaTTTACCcactaaagctttatggacatgtTATGGATTTAAAATACTTTCAAGCATGCTAATTGAAATAGATCACAATGGATTGCAAATGGTATGATTTCATGTATACGAAATGTCTAGAATAGGTACATCTAGCCATAGAAAGTAGCTTAGTGGTTACTAGAGATTGGACAGAAAGTATAGTGAGAAAATGGTTACAAATATTTGAGGTGGAGAAATGTTAAGAAATTAATTGTAAAGCCTGTCCAGTGTGCACATACTAAAAACACACCAAATTATACACTTTCAAAAGGTGAATTTTATGGCATGCTAACTATACCTCAATTTCAAAAAGTTACATTTTCTGCTGTGTTATTTATATACTAAGTATGTACAGACTTaggtcaatttttaaaataaacacaatttttaaacaaatgcaatttaaaaaataaatacctcTAAGGTGTACAAAATATTAGTCTTCTAATTGATCATCTGCTATGTGCTAAAAATTAGTCTTCTAACAAGTACTAAAATAGGAAATAGAATTCAagtgttagtttttttttttccctgattAAAGTGCTGCCACCAAATCAACTCTGCCATCTATCaccacataggacagagtaggacggcctccgtgagtttcccagacggagacacttcacagaagtagaaacctTTGCTTTTGCACcagggagctggctggtggtttcaaatagctggtcttgcagttagcagcttgaGTTAGTttaagtttatggtgccaacctggccgataaacaatgtggggttaattgaagggtggagagaaaaatggcttagtgagcctttttagttcttgggtctcttgccctctgatggttggaccagggtacagctgccttcgccagttctctgcttcagctggcaagactcacttccttcaagacataccTGAGAGAGCTGCATGGACCTATCTGATGCAGCCGTGGGTGCaggggcagccgtgtggagacccctgccagctctgagggtgtgcacttaccctttatataaaactctctcttatacatgagtttgagttgtttctctaaagtacccagactctcacacagctcaacatgtaacccaaccatcaggactccataacccaaaccaaactcacttccatggagacaATGCTGATTAATAGTAGttaccctttgggtttccaagactctgtttatgggagtagaaagcccagtctttctcccgcagagctgttaGTGGTTCAAAACTGCTGACTATCCTGGAGCACAGCCCAGAGTTTAACCATACACCGCCAGGACTCCATTCAGGGCTCTATACAACTTGCCAAATACATGATTTGCAAACATGTCTACCCATGGTATAAATATGCACAGTACTATGATATTATAGTTCTTGAATGTACATACAGAACCCATAACTTTTTAAATAAAGCATTGAAAACAGGCAGTCCAGGGTTAGGATGTATTAGAAGTATGATAATATCACTGTTTTTAAATTTGAGTGTAATTTTTAGGTATCCAAATCTAACTTTAAGTATATATATTTCCAACCCCCAAAGGCAAAGATTGGATTTATATAGATACCAGTAATAAAAGGAATGGTGAAAACTTAAGAAAAATGAGGTCTTCAACTCAAGGGAATAACAAAGTAGCTCTTACCTGTAGTTCGTGCTTAAGGACATACGCTGTATTTTGACTAATGACATTTTTTATGCATTTTGGTTTAGTGGTGGTTTCATgtctaaatgattttttaaaattatttctaattTATGTTAATTTTGTAGGTATGGACAGGGTTTTAAATGATTTCTATATGCTGTATATATTAAATGTTTTGGCTGAGTAGCTTATCTTCCATTTGCATTTTTATGGTAACATTAGTTTATCAAAATTAGAATGTGACAgttgtcattagaaatatatgCTGATTTCAAGCATCTTAACTGTTTAAAATGAAGGGATTCAAATACTTTTGAAATGTACTTGTAGTATTCCAAAAATAAAAGTGTTTAGCTCAATATTGGATGTTGAATTTGTTTTGATCTGTTTGGGTGAATATTATATATTCTTCTTAGGCGCCATTGAGTTGGTTATGACAcaaagtaactctatgcacaacagaatgtcagaatgtgtgtgtggtggtgggtggtgggagggtCCATGCTCAATAGGTTTTCAATTGCCTCTATTCTGGTTTACTTGGTTTGAGTTCTTACCCAATCTTTAGGTAGAAAAAAATTGTAAAGATAAGATTAAGATCTTAAACAAGAGATTTattctgcaccaccaccaccatctttgGTCTTTTCTACAAACTATTTCTTAAAACTTAAATCATAGGCaaattctcatttctggttttgaaAATTAGTCCCAGAAGAGTAAACCACATCAGACAGTGTATTTGCTAGGATACTAGGTCATCACTATGTTTCAATACATTCAATTGCTATGAAATTTACCACCCAGGATGTTTCTTTAAAATCTTGGACACAAAATACTATTGATTGTGAAATAAGAATAACTCATATTAAGGTTACAGAAACTGCATGTTTTCCTCAGATTCTGTTTAGTTTCCTTTTAGTGcactaaaaatattttaatacaatATAAATATTTGTCCCTGCCTTCCCTTCATAagaatgtgttttattgacaaaagGGGTCAGTGATGACTATCTTCATCAACATTGCTTGTTAATATGCGTATAGAGTGGATACATGCACCTTTTTATACGAAACGGTTTTAGCTATTGGTCATTTCAAGTAAACTGCTGTTAAGTTGCATTGCATTGAAGGTTATATTACCTTGATGAGACTTGAAAACATTTACCTCAGGACAATATATTCACACACCTACCATGGCAAGAGTAGAGCAGAAATAAACAAATTTACCTTTCTTTTATAAAACTGGTAAAAGAACATATTAAAATCCTAACTTTAAAATACTTCAAGCACttaatccttttctgtatttcataTTTGTCATGTATACCTTTAAAATAATCTTTGATATCCACACTTATTGATTAAATACacagcatattttaaatgcaaagaTATGCAATTGGATATATTTAGTCTCCCCTCTAAAATTGACtgtacatatattttaataaacaCTCACAAGACTttagtttttcattttatttcttttcaaaaCTAACACGTTTCTTAGCCAGATGATCAGGAACGTTCCATGAAGACCTAATAATAACTGACACATTGGCACAAGTTTCTCTTTAACTGACGGACTTAAACTTGATCCATTGATTTGCACCACGGACTTCAAAAGGTGGACTATTACAGTAGATGTGATGGCCTAATTCTTCCAAAGCTGGTTCAGGATCAGTTGTGGCAAACTGGGCGGCATCTTCAATTTCTTTCCTCACTTCACCGTCAATTTCCTTGAATTCTTCCACACTGGCAAGCTTGTTATTTACCATTCTATCTCTGAGAAGCATAATGGGGTCGCTCTTACTCCTCACATTCTGAATTTCATCTCTGGAACGATAGCTGACTCCAGGATCACTCATACTGTGTCCATGATAACGGTATGTCTGCAGCTCCATCAGTATGGGCCCGTTTCCAGATCTACAATAGTTGGCGGCGAATTTGGTTGCCTCTCGGACACACAGAATGTCCATTCCATCTACCCTGAGCCCAGGAATAAAATGGCCTCTCTTGTAGTAATCTGTGCTGGCTGCTGCTCTTTCCACCGATGTCCCCATTCCATAGCGGTTATTCTCACAGATGAAAACGCAGGGCAATTTCCACAGAGCGGCCATATTGTAAACTTCAAATAGCTGGCCCTGATTGGCAGCGCCATCGCCATATAAAGTTAAACTGACTTCTTGGTTTCCTTTATATTTACAGGCCAAAGCAATGCCGGCTCCCAGGGGCACCTGAGCCCCAACAATGCCATTGCCCCCATAGAAGTTGTTGGCGTACATGTGCATCGAGCCGCCTTTTCCTTTCgcgcaacctcctcttctgcccGTAAGCTCGGCGAGCACTGCTCGGGCAGAAATGCCCCGCGTAAGGCACAAGCCATGA
The Tenrec ecaudatus isolate mTenEca1 chromosome 3, mTenEca1.hap1, whole genome shotgun sequence DNA segment above includes these coding regions:
- the PDHA2 gene encoding pyruvate dehydrogenase E1 component subunit alpha, testis-specific form, mitochondrial, which gives rise to MRKMLAAVISRVLSRVAAQKPATRVLAGSCHYSKQATFEIKKCDLYRIDEGPPVSTELTREDGLKYYRMMQMVRRLELKADQLYKQKFIRGFCHLCDGQEACCVGIEAGINSTDHVITSYRAHGLCLTRGISARAVLAELTGRRGGCAKGKGGSMHMYANNFYGGNGIVGAQVPLGAGIALACKYKGNQEVSLTLYGDGAANQGQLFEVYNMAALWKLPCVFICENNRYGMGTSVERAAASTDYYKRGHFIPGLRVDGMDILCVREATKFAANYCRSGNGPILMELQTYRYHGHSMSDPGVSYRSRDEIQNVRSKSDPIMLLRDRMVNNKLASVEEFKEIDGEVRKEIEDAAQFATTDPEPALEELGHHIYCNSPPFEVRGANQWIKFKSVS